Proteins encoded in a region of the Staphylococcus durrellii genome:
- a CDS encoding plasmid mobilization protein, giving the protein MSEHDNNLASDLSVGGNRKPNRKEPKQISFRVSESEYEKLRSSAETLNMSVPNFVKKKAHGSRLVAPKFDKETRQSIAKDLSKLGANVNQIAKYCNQHQHETPNYEGLEHNIKAVRERLNDIWQSLN; this is encoded by the coding sequence ATGAGTGAACATGATAATAATTTGGCTAGCGATTTGTCTGTTGGGGGAAACCGAAAACCCAACCGCAAAGAGCCAAAACAAATTAGTTTCAGAGTGAGCGAATCCGAATATGAAAAGTTAAGGTCATCTGCCGAAACTTTGAATATGAGTGTGCCGAATTTTGTTAAGAAAAAGGCACATGGGAGTCGATTGGTAGCGCCCAAATTTGATAAAGAGACGCGACAATCGATTGCCAAAGATTTAAGTAAGTTAGGAGCAAACGTAAATCAAATTGCTAAATATTGTAATCAACACCAACATGAAACACCAAATTATGAAGGTTTAGAACACAATATTAAAGCTGTTCGTGAAAGGCTGAATGACATATGGCAAAGTCTAAATTAA